One Microcebus murinus isolate Inina chromosome 7, M.murinus_Inina_mat1.0, whole genome shotgun sequence genomic region harbors:
- the CHRNA7 gene encoding neuronal acetylcholine receptor subunit alpha-7 isoform X2, with protein MQQCKLKFGSWSYGGWSLDLQMQEADISSYIPNGEWDLVGIPGKRNEKFYECCKEPYPDVTFTLTMRRRTLYYGLNLLIPCVLISALALLVFLLPADSGEKISLGITVLLSLTVFMLLVAEIMPATSDSVPLIAQYFASTMIIVGLSVVVTVIVLQYHHHDPDGGKMPKWTRVILLNWCAWFLRMKRPGEDKVRPACQHKQRRCSLASVEMSTMAAPPASNGNLLYIGFRGLDGMHCAPTPDSGVVCGRMACSPTHDEHLLHGGHPPEGDPDLAKILEEVRYIANRFRCQDESEAVCSEWKFAACVVDRLCLMAFSVFTIICTIGILMSAPNFVEAVSKDFA; from the exons ATGCAGCAGTGCAAACTGAAGTTTGGGTCCTGGTCTTACGGAGGCTGGTCATTGGATCTGCAGATGCAGGAGGCAGATATCAGTAGCTACATCCCAAATGGAGAGTGGGACCTCGTGG GGATCCCCGGAAAGAGGAATGAGAAGTTCTATGAATGCTGCAAAGAGCCGTACCCAGACGTCACCTTCACGCTGACCATGCGCCGCAGGACCCTCTACTATGGCCTCAACCTGCTCATCCCCTGTGTGCTCATCTCCGCCCTTGCCCTGCTGGTGTTTCTGCTCCCCGCAGACTCTGGGGAGAAGATCTCCCTGG gGATAACGGTTTTGCTGTCTCTCACTGTCTTCATGCTGCTTGTGGCTGAGATCATGCCAGCAACATCTGATTCCGTGCCATTGATAG CCCAGTACTTCGCCAGCACCATGATCATCGTGGGCCTCTCTGTGGTGGTGACAGTGATTGTGCTACAGTACCACCACCATGACCCTGACGGGGGCAAAATGCCCAAGTGG ACCAGAGTCATCCTTCTGAACTGGTGTGCCTGGTTCCTGCGCATGAAGCGGCCTGGGGAAGACAAGGTCCGCCCTGCCTGCCAACACAAGCAGCGCCGCTGCAGCCTGGCAAGTGTGGAGATGAGCACCATGGCAGCGCCGCCAGCCAGCAATGGGAACCTGCTGTACATTGGCTTCCGGGGCCTGGATGGCATGCACTGTGCCCCAACCCCTGACTCTGGGGTTGTGTGTGGCCGCATGGCCTGCTCCCCGACGCATGATGAACACCTCCTGCATGGCGGGCATCCCCCCGAGGGTGACCCGGACCTGGCCAAAATCCTGGAGGAGGTCCGCTACATCGCCAACCGCTTCCGCTGCCAGGATGAGAGCGAGGCGGTCTGCAGCGAGTGGAAGTTCGCGGCGTGTGTGGTGGACCGCCTGTGCCTCATGGCCTTCTCCGTCTTCACCATCATCTGCACCATTGGCATCCTGATGTCCGCTCCGAACTTTGTCGAGGCTGTGTCCAAAGACTTCGCATAA